A window of the Flavobacterium sangjuense genome harbors these coding sequences:
- a CDS encoding TlpA family protein disulfide reductase, with product MKQLLLISFFLTIVQTSIAQELAVYDRFANFEKAIIKNDDKIYVINFWATWCAPCIKELPYFEKLHQQNKNVIVILASLDSKKDIEKKLIPFVKRRKITAQVVSLNDKDYNSWLPKIDQDWSGSIPATFIFSGNQKLFAEREFDNFNELNDYVNTFINQKK from the coding sequence ATGAAACAACTTTTACTTATATCCTTTTTCTTGACCATTGTTCAAACATCGATAGCGCAGGAACTTGCGGTATATGATAGGTTTGCCAATTTTGAAAAAGCCATTATCAAAAATGATGATAAGATATATGTGATTAATTTTTGGGCAACCTGGTGCGCGCCCTGCATCAAAGAGTTACCGTATTTTGAAAAACTGCATCAGCAAAATAAAAACGTAATAGTAATTCTCGCCAGTCTTGATAGCAAAAAAGATATAGAAAAGAAACTTATTCCGTTTGTCAAAAGAAGAAAAATAACCGCTCAGGTTGTTTCTCTAAATGATAAAGATTACAACAGCTGGCTCCCAAAAATAGACCAGGATTGGTCAGGTTCTATTCCGGCAACATTCATTTTCAGCGGAAATCAAAAGCTGTTTGCCGAAAGAGAATTTGATAATTTCAACGAACTTAACGACTATGTCAACACATTTATTAATCAAAAAAAATAA
- a CDS encoding thioredoxin family protein: protein MRAIPLVFAFVSSFLIGESMVSEGYQPGDKATDFKLKSVDGKTYSMSDYKDAKGFIVVFTCNTCPFAIKYDDRVNALAKKYKSKGYVLLAINPNDPDVQPKDAYNLMQAKAKDKGFVFPYLVDEGQKIYPQYGATKTPHAFLLDKNLVVKYIGAIDDNSDDASAVKEKYLENAIAALESGNDPSPATTKAIGCSIKTNKKV from the coding sequence ATGAGAGCTATTCCATTAGTTTTTGCATTTGTTTCTTCCTTTCTAATAGGAGAGAGTATGGTTTCTGAAGGGTATCAACCCGGAGATAAAGCCACTGATTTCAAACTAAAATCAGTTGACGGAAAAACCTATAGTATGTCCGATTACAAAGACGCTAAAGGTTTTATAGTAGTGTTTACGTGCAATACATGTCCGTTTGCGATTAAATATGACGACCGTGTTAATGCTTTGGCCAAAAAATACAAATCCAAAGGCTATGTGCTCTTAGCCATAAATCCGAATGATCCCGATGTGCAACCGAAAGATGCTTATAATTTGATGCAGGCGAAAGCCAAAGACAAAGGATTTGTTTTTCCGTATTTGGTTGATGAAGGGCAAAAGATTTATCCGCAATATGGCGCAACGAAAACACCACATGCCTTTTTACTCGATAAAAATTTAGTGGTTAAATACATCGGAGCGATTGATGATAATTCGGATGATGCTTCAGCAGTAAAAGAGAAATATCTTGAAAATGCTATCGCAGCATTGGAAAGTGGAAATGATCCATCTCCGGCAACGACAAAAGCCATTGGCTGTTCGATAAAAACAAACAAGAAAGTATAA